A DNA window from uncultured Methanoregula sp. contains the following coding sequences:
- a CDS encoding DUF2240 family protein codes for MTIRIALAAPFKHTRKTGMRKNELVYYYALDRKWMSTEQANLLLRRAEEDGLIRQENGVFSPRFDLAEVNIPVGFKPTSAIFERNDPTQELIQRIVQAKNMQETEVVSEMNRIIREDFDGHLLPAAALVLIARKNHIPFEDLREALRQSLSKN; via the coding sequence GTGACCATCCGGATTGCCCTTGCGGCTCCCTTCAAGCATACCCGCAAGACCGGGATGCGTAAGAACGAGCTGGTCTATTATTATGCGCTTGACCGGAAATGGATGAGCACGGAGCAGGCAAACCTCCTGTTGCGGCGGGCGGAGGAGGATGGGCTTATCCGTCAGGAAAACGGGGTTTTCTCTCCCCGGTTCGATCTGGCGGAAGTGAACATCCCCGTTGGTTTCAAACCAACATCCGCGATTTTTGAGCGGAATGATCCCACGCAGGAACTGATCCAGCGGATTGTGCAGGCAAAGAATATGCAGGAAACAGAGGTTGTATCGGAGATGAACCGGATCATCAGGGAAGATTTTGACGGGCATCTCCTCCCTGCAGCCGCACTCGTCCTGATTGCCAGAAAGAACCATATTCCCTTTGAAGATCTCCGGGAAGCGCTTCGGCAGTCCTTATCAAAAAATTAA